A stretch of DNA from Methanoplanus endosymbiosus:
TTTAATGAAAAATTACGCGGCCATTAAAAAATTATTCAGAAACCTTAAGGGTAAGACTGAACTTGGGGTCAATGTCTCACTGAATGAAAAAAAACTTATTGAGGATATATACAATGAAAATGAAAAAATACGTATTTTCTCAGCCGGAATTAAGGATCAAAACGATAAATTAAACCATAACATAAAGATTAAAATCGGCAGAATTGTTTCAGAAGAGTTTGATAAGAAAGGAAATAAGATTGCAGAGGATTTTTACAGGAGTCTTAAGAATATTGCTGATTCAGATATAAAATGCCGGAGCATAAACAAACTGATGGTATTAAACAGTGCATTTCTGGTTGAGAATGATAAAATACCGGAGTTTGACAGAGTACTGAGCGATATGGAGAATAAATACGGAGATGCGGTAAATATCAGGTATATTATTTCTCCGCCATACAATTTCAGTAATCTCAGAGTAAGTTAACTAAAACTGCCCGTAATATCGACACAATTCCGGATATCAATATCATATGACAATCCGGAAAAACCATTATGGGACGTAAAAACCTACAGTTGGTAAAGGTACAGGAAAATTAAGCAGAGAACCAAATAATTGCAGCCCGGAGGGGGAAGTTATGGAAGATAAAGAGAAAAAAGAGAGTGAAAATTCAGAAGAAAGTACGGATAAAAACATTGTTGAAGAGACGATTGACCAGATAATGCCCGGACTTGGAAAGCTTGTAAACAGGCTGAAACTGACTGCACCGGAACTTGAAAGCAGACTTAATGAAGCAGATATTGAAATTAAAAAAAGAATTCAGGATGGTTATTCAGGAAAGCCAAAGGTATCCTACAGCTATAATATAAGAACTCTGTCGCAGGAGAGCAGAGTTAAATCACCGGAGAGGAAAAAAGAACCCGGTTTTACTGAACCGGTTGTCGATGTCATAAAATATGACAATTCTGTCAGGGTTATAGCTGAGCTTCCCGGAGTTACAGAGGATGAGATTAAACTGGAGATCAAGGAAAAATCCATAAATCTTGAGGCAAAAAGCAGTTCAAGAAGATACCGTAAGATAATTCCTCTCCCCGGCAGAGTTGCACTTATTGAACAGAGATTCATTAACGGAATTTTTGAAGCAAATTTTGAGATGACAGATGACTGAGATTATTCAAAATGGCCCTTGATATAGACGAAGATAATCTTAAATCAGGCATTCTGGGAATAGTTATAGCTGTAATTGAGATTGTACGTGACGCAATAAGGATTCAGGCTATCAGACGGATGGACTCAGGCAGACTGACTGACGATGAGATAGAACGTCTTGGACAGGCACTTATGGAACTTGATATTGCAATTGAAGAGATAAAAGTGGAGCATGATCTTACTGACACGGTTTCGGAGATTCGTAATGGTCTTGATGATCTTGTCGATGATCTGCTCAATCAGATATTAAATCCGGAAATTCCTGAGGAGATTAGATGAGAAATAATAATTCGGATGGCCGGCCAGGCGGCGATAATTGTCCTGATAATGAGACGCATAATAACAGCAGTAATTGTCCTGAAGATTATTCTGATAATTATGATTATTCAGCAGAAGGGAGAATGTTAAAAGAAATTATCTCCCGGACTGTCAGAGAAGAGATGCAGAAATCCTTTGATGAGATAAAAACTGAAATCATTGAGATCGTCCGGAAAGAATCAGCTGCTCAGCTCCGGGCATTAATACAGAAAACCTATTCATCAGCCGTAAATGAAGGTGAGAGGTCAAATCCGGAAAAGACTGAAAAATCTGAAGAAATAATAAAATCTGAAAAAATAAAAAAATCTGAAGAAATAGAAAAAATTGAAAAAAATAAGATAAAAGAGATCAATGAGAAATTTAATCGGGTACTGAATGCAGTGCATGAGACTGATGCACTGAAAGATATGAATTTTATCTCCAGAAGCGAGGATATCCCAGAAGATAATCCGGTCATCTTTTCGGGTATAAATTCAGTAAATAAATCAGACAATAAGGGCACTGACGGCAATATCAGCAGAAAAAATGAATATGTCTCAACAAATGATGATTTTAATAATAACATATATCTCACTGACAGCCGTGTAAACAGCAGTAAAGACGGGAATAAGGGTTTAAATCCGGAAATCGTATCAGATGATGAGAATATAAATGCTGATGATCATATAAAAACTGATGACGATATTACCGGACCTTATGACAAGAATATAAATGCCGAGAATATTACCAAATCTGATTCTGAAAATATAAATATTAATGACAGTACAGCCATCGACAATAACAACAACAATAACAACAACAATAACAACAACAATAACAACAATAATAATTATAATAGCAATAATAATGGAAATAATAATAAAGAAGCTCTGTACCTGTATGCAATAACCAACCGGCAGGATAATTTTAATCCTGGAAATATTGGCATTGAAGAAAGTTCAGTGTACACCATACCACTTGACAATCTCCCGCTTACAGCAATTGTGCATAAATGCAGTGAGGAACCTTACCAGAGTGACAATCAGGAAACTGTAACAAACTGGGTAAATACCCACCAGAATGTTATTGATAAGGCCATTGAGAGATATGAGACAGTACTGCCATTTGGATTTGACACAATTATATGTGGCACAGATCTTCAGTATTCTGAAGAAGTTCTGAAAGACTGGCTTGCAGATGAATATCATTCACTGAAGAAGAAACTGGATTTTTTAAGTGGAAAAAAAGAGTATGGAATCCAGATCTTCTGTACGCCTTCAGCCCTCACCGGCAACCCTGAAGATAATGAAGAGATTATGAAAATCAGAGAAGAGATTAAGAATAAAGGTGCCGGCGCTGAGTATATGTACAATAAAAAAATAGAGCAGATCAACGAGAAGATCCGGGGTGAAAAACTTGTTTCGCTCTCAGATGAATATACAGATAAAATAGAGAGTATCTCATCCGCAGTAAAGGTGGATAAATGCAGAAAATCAAACGATTCTGAAAAAATAATGCTGCTTAATCTCTCATGCCTGGCGGATGATAATGATTACAAAAAAATTGGGGACTTTTTAGAAGAGATCTCAAATAAAGATGGATACTTTGTCCGTTTCACAGGGCCGTGGCCCGCATATTCATTTGTCTGAAAATTTCCGGCAGACAAAATTATCTCTCATAACCTTTTTCTGCACTATAGACTTTCCTGTAGTTGACAACCGAAATTACATATCTAAACCCACAGTTTGTGTAAATACGGGCATGGACATCACACAGCAGTTTCTTTTTATCCTTTGAGACATGTATCATCTCAAAATCAGCCTCTCCATACTTCTCAATATTTTCACAAATCTCCGGCAGATCATAACGGCAGCATTCCTCATCAAGTCCACCAACAACCATTGAGAGAAGTTCTTCCCGTGAATATCCAAGAGCAGAGACTGCAACGTCATTGACTTCAATGATATCTGAAGGGCGGCTGTCATCACCCCACCTGTGAATAAAAATCGCTGAATTTACATTATTAAAGATAAACTGATATTTTTCCGTTAACAGAGCAAGATCATTAATCGTCTCCTTCATTTCAGTTACATCAGTAACTGTAATGACAGAACCTGCATAATACGGACATTTTTCTCCAAGTGGTGCAATTCTGACAATTACTTCTGCTCCCTTACCACCATAAGCAAAATTAAGTCGCTTATGTTCGCAGATAACATCCGATAACCCGGCAGGATTGTTTATAATACATTCTGTATCTGTTATGTGACCGGGAATAAGAGATAAAATCTCATTTAGAACTGAATTTTCAGAAGCCAGCAGTTCATATAATGATCTCCCCAGAACAATCGGTTTACTTATCCCGGATAACAATTCAATGTTTTTATTCCATGCACTGATACATTTATTTTCATCAATTACAAAGGAGGCTTCCGGAAGGCATTCAATTATCTCTCCAAACCTTCTGTTACTGTATTTTAATTCATTGACCGCTTTATTCTTAGAAACGCCTGTCAGAATAATATTTTTAAAAGCCTTTAATGTGGGAGAGGTCATACAACCCTTCTCAAGATAATAATCAGCACCGTTTTCAAGTGCCTCAAGCGCAATATCATCTCTTCCATGGCCTGTAAAGATATAGAATAACATATCCGGGTACTGAGATTTAACTTCCTTTAAAAATTCAATCCCATTCATTCCGGGCATAACATAATCTGAAATTATTGCATCGTAATTACCCGTATTTAATTTTTCAAGCCCTTCTTTTACTGAATAAGCGCTGTCAACAGAGAACCTTTCATCTCTTTCAAAATACTTCCTTAAGCTGAGTATTATATATTTTTGGTCATCAACCAGAAGAATACGTATCATTCAGATAAAACAATAATACAATATTATAATTTAAAAAAGTATCTATAATTCCGGAAATCAAAATTAAATTATGTCAAAAATGCAGGAGATAATGCTGCTGTCAGTCTCACAAAAATCATACAGACCACTCCATTTATATCACTGCCCAATTATCTCCCGGACTCTTCAATTCTGAATTCACGGGCCTCTTTTTCAAGGAAATATCCAAGAACAGTCCTGATTATAACAACTGCTGCAAGCATAATCAGTTCCTCCTGTGAAGGTGAGACTATCGTTGCAAGAATATCTGCCGCGATCAGAAATTCAAGCCCGAATACAATTTTTCCTGTCAGTTCCAGCCTAATCTGATTGTACAAATAGCTTTTTTTACCAAACTCATGCAGCAGAACCTTTCCGGTTGCAAGAATACCCCCGTATATTATCAGAAGTCCGCCCACAAACTCAAAGAAGTAAACCACAAGTAAAATCAGATCATAAAAGGGGCTAATATCCATAATCATTCTATTACCCGGAAGGGATATTATCTTTATTCCCTGAAAATGCTCCGGTTGTGAATCCGGCAAATCAGTCAGGGGCGATCTAAACCGGAAAAATCATGAAAAAAAGTAAAGATCCGGAAGAGCAGGAAAATTAAAAAAGATAACTGAATTATTCTCCGGAATCAGGATATTAAGCCGGAATTCCGGAGAAAAAAATAACTGTCACCGCTATCAATTTTCCCTTCAGACAGAAAATCCTGCCGACAGATAGCCTGTAAATCCACCCGCAGCATTATAAACCTCTGTAAAACCCCTCTGCTTCAGAAGACTGCATGCAAGGCTTGAGCGATGCCCCGTTCTGCACATGCAGATGACAGGTATCTCCGGATCAAATTCAGTAAATCTCTCCCTTACATCCATAGCCGGAACGTTTACAGCACCTAAGATATGCCCCTCAGAAAACTCTTCAGGTGACCTGACATCCATAAGAAGAAACCCATCTGAATTTATCTTCTCATCAACCTCATGTGCCGACAGCTGCGGGATATGTGCAGTATCAAATCCTGACATAGCCCAGGCATGAGTCCCGCCTTTAAGGTACCCAACAAGACCGTCAATACCAACCCGCCTGAGCATTACCACAGCTTCTTCTGCCTGCTTCTGATCATCACCAACAAGCAGAATATCCTTATCCGGCGGAATCACCCATCCGGCAAAGGTTGAGAAATTGCTGTCGATGTCAAT
This window harbors:
- a CDS encoding GvpL/GvpF family gas vesicle protein, with the protein product MRTTAKKRINTARYKYVFCIIANRKNYSFVMNDREKKEIYSIHYKDISAVVADAWSEKYEILDDGMVHEKVVETASKHFPVIPMGFGQASTEEDIKAFLMKNYAAIKKLFRNLKGKTELGVNVSLNEKKLIEDIYNENEKIRIFSAGIKDQNDKLNHNIKIKIGRIVSEEFDKKGNKIAEDFYRSLKNIADSDIKCRSINKLMVLNSAFLVENDKIPEFDRVLSDMENKYGDAVNIRYIISPPYNFSNLRVS
- a CDS encoding Hsp20/alpha crystallin family protein, whose translation is MEDKEKKESENSEESTDKNIVEETIDQIMPGLGKLVNRLKLTAPELESRLNEADIEIKKRIQDGYSGKPKVSYSYNIRTLSQESRVKSPERKKEPGFTEPVVDVIKYDNSVRVIAELPGVTEDEIKLEIKEKSINLEAKSSSRRYRKIIPLPGRVALIEQRFINGIFEANFEMTDD
- a CDS encoding gas vesicle protein K, with protein sequence MALDIDEDNLKSGILGIVIAVIEIVRDAIRIQAIRRMDSGRLTDDEIERLGQALMELDIAIEEIKVEHDLTDTVSEIRNGLDDLVDDLLNQILNPEIPEEIR
- a CDS encoding GvpL/GvpF family gas vesicle protein codes for the protein MRNNNSDGRPGGDNCPDNETHNNSSNCPEDYSDNYDYSAEGRMLKEIISRTVREEMQKSFDEIKTEIIEIVRKESAAQLRALIQKTYSSAVNEGERSNPEKTEKSEEIIKSEKIKKSEEIEKIEKNKIKEINEKFNRVLNAVHETDALKDMNFISRSEDIPEDNPVIFSGINSVNKSDNKGTDGNISRKNEYVSTNDDFNNNIYLTDSRVNSSKDGNKGLNPEIVSDDENINADDHIKTDDDITGPYDKNINAENITKSDSENININDSTAIDNNNNNNNNNNNNNNNNNNYNSNNNGNNNKEALYLYAITNRQDNFNPGNIGIEESSVYTIPLDNLPLTAIVHKCSEEPYQSDNQETVTNWVNTHQNVIDKAIERYETVLPFGFDTIICGTDLQYSEEVLKDWLADEYHSLKKKLDFLSGKKEYGIQIFCTPSALTGNPEDNEEIMKIREEIKNKGAGAEYMYNKKIEQINEKIRGEKLVSLSDEYTDKIESISSAVKVDKCRKSNDSEKIMLLNLSCLADDNDYKKIGDFLEEISNKDGYFVRFTGPWPAYSFV
- a CDS encoding PAS domain-containing response regulator, whose translation is MIRILLVDDQKYIILSLRKYFERDERFSVDSAYSVKEGLEKLNTGNYDAIISDYVMPGMNGIEFLKEVKSQYPDMLFYIFTGHGRDDIALEALENGADYYLEKGCMTSPTLKAFKNIILTGVSKNKAVNELKYSNRRFGEIIECLPEASFVIDENKCISAWNKNIELLSGISKPIVLGRSLYELLASENSVLNEILSLIPGHITDTECIINNPAGLSDVICEHKRLNFAYGGKGAEVIVRIAPLGEKCPYYAGSVITVTDVTEMKETINDLALLTEKYQFIFNNVNSAIFIHRWGDDSRPSDIIEVNDVAVSALGYSREELLSMVVGGLDEECCRYDLPEICENIEKYGEADFEMIHVSKDKKKLLCDVHARIYTNCGFRYVISVVNYRKVYSAEKGYER
- a CDS encoding DUF1622 domain-containing protein — protein: MIMDISPFYDLILLVVYFFEFVGGLLIIYGGILATGKVLLHEFGKKSYLYNQIRLELTGKIVFGLEFLIAADILATIVSPSQEELIMLAAVVIIRTVLGYFLEKEAREFRIEESGR